A window of the Parambassis ranga chromosome 17, fParRan2.1, whole genome shotgun sequence genome harbors these coding sequences:
- the egfra gene encoding epidermal growth factor receptor isoform X1: protein MATLFPLKWISLTSLLWLGSCALAEKKVCQGITNRLNLLGSKEDHYLNMVKTYSNCTVVLENLEVTYMEEHRDLTFLKSIEEVGGYVLIALNTASRIPLENLRIIRGHSLYEGEFALSVLANYDKATGQGTSELLLTSLTEILKGGVKFGNNKLCNVETIQWYDIVNAESKPNMELPVPSSNPMCRNCDSSCFNGSCWAPGPQNCQTFTKLNCAQQCSKRCKGPSPSDCCNEHCAAGCTGPRPTDCLACRDFQDDGVCKDSCPGLMRYDPNLHQLVPNPHGKYNFGATCVKTCPHNYVVTDHGACVRTCSGNTYEVDEGGIRKCAKCDGLCPKVCNGLGTGDLTHTLSINATNIDSFKNCTKINGNIAIIHTSIYGDTYTKTPKMDPAQLDVFKTVKEITGYLWIQTWPESMSSLSPFENLEIIRGRTKRGSRSVVMTQLGINYLGLRSLKEISDGDVVMIKNKDLCYTSNSHWKRLFKSESQSATIEENANATTCALRNNTCDRKCTTDGCWGPGSDMCFACRDFSRDGSCVDSCNILEGEPREAVLNKTCMECHPECQRMNATATCSAPGSGNCTKCANFQDGLYCVSRCPQGVPGDDTLVWKYADEMKVCQLCHKNCTQGCIGPDLEGCRIKSLLSFSPPGLSMIAAGVVGGLLAVLIAGLSVFVLLRRRHIKRKRTMRRLLQERELVEPLTPSGEAPNQALLRILKEPEFKKIKVLGSGAFGTVYKGLWVPEGEDVKIPVAIKVLREATSPKANKEILDEAYVMASVEHPHVCRLLGICLTSTVQLITQLMPYGCLLDYVKENKDSIGSQHLLNWCVQIAKGMNYLEERHLVHRDLAARNVLVKTPQHVKITDFGLAKLLNADEKEYHADGGKVPIKWMALESILNRTYTHQSDVWSYGVTVWELMTFGTKPYDGIPASEIAGVLEKGERLPQPPICTIDVYMIMVKCWMIDADSRPRFRELIAEFSKMARDPSRYLVIQGDDRMHLPSPTDTKFYRSLISGEDMKDAVDADEYLVPQHGFFSSPSTSHTPLLHSASLNSSTGMCHGRNGLLNGFPSRDGSMVLRYIPDPTDNLLDEAFQPAPDYMNQNGVSDVVNPIYQHPGPPRTLLPTISSDDTETEYLNCFKNGANGPEYLNEVPCPAILPLTSNGTVQCMQKYQLQNSIDNPDYQQDFTPTFKTHANGHIPAAENAEYLGPD, encoded by the exons TATGCCAAGGCATCACCAACCGTTTAAACCTGCTGGGTTCCAAAGAGGACCACTACCTGAACATGGTCAAGACCTACAGCAACTGCACGGTGGTCCTGGAGAACCTGGAAGTCACGTACATGGAGGAGCACAGAGACCTTACTTTTCTCAAG TCTATTGAAGAAGTGGGTGGCTATGTGCTGATCGCCCTTAACACAGCTTCCAGGATCCCTCTGGAGAACCTGCGCATCATTCGAGGTCATTCTCTCTATGAAGGAGAGTTTGCACTGTCTGTGCTTGCTAATTATGACAAAGCTACAGGCCAGGGAACCAGTGAGCTCCTTCTGACGAGCCTGACAG AAATTCTTAAAGGAGGTGTCAAATTTGGGAACAACAAGCTGTGCAATGTGGAAACAATACAGTGGTATGATATTGTCAATGCTGAAAGCAAACCCAACATGGAACTGCCAGTGCCTAGCAGCAATCCAATGT GCAGAAACTGCGACTCGAGCTGCTTCAATGGTTCGTGTTGGGCACCTGGTCCTCAAAACTGTCAGACTT TTACAAAGCTGAACTGTGCACAGCAGTGCTCCAAGAGATGCAAAGGACCTTCACCCAGTGACTGTTGCAATGAGCATTGTGCTGCAGGGTGCACAGGACCCAGACCCACCGACTGTTTG gccTGTCGGGACTTCCAGGACGATGGGGTGTGTAAAGACTCCTGCCCAGGCCTCATGCGCTACGACCCCAATCTGCACCAGCTGGTTCCAAACCCACACGGAAAATACAATTTTGGGGCCACCTGTGTCAAAACCTGCCCAC ATAATTATGTTGTGACTGATCATGGAGCGTGTGTGCGGACGTGCAGCGGCAACACATATGAAGTGGATGAAGGAGGAATCAGGAAGTGCGCCAAGTGCGATGGACTGTGTCCAAAAG TGTGTAATGGACTTGGAACAGGAGACCTGACTCACACTCTGTCTATCAATGCCACCAACATTGACTCATTTAAAAACTGCACTAAAATCAATGGAAATATTGCAATCATCCACACATCAATCTATGG GGATACGTATACAAAAACACCAAAGATGGATCCTGCCCAGCTTGATGTGTTTAAGACAGTTAAGGAAATTACCG GATACTTGTGGATTCAGACGTGGCCAGAGAGCATGAGCTCACTCAGTCCTTTTGAGAATCTGGAGATCATTCGAGGAAGAACCAAGCG TGGTAGCCGCAGTGTGGTTATGACCCAGCTTGGTATCAACTACCTGGGCCTTCGTTCCCTCAAAGAAATCAGTGATGGAGATGTGGTCATGATTAAGAACAAAGACCTGTGCTACACCAGCAACAGTCACTGGAAGAGGCTCTTCAAGTCAGAAAGCCAGAGTGCCACTATAGAGGAAAACGCTAACGCTACCACATGCG CTCTGAGGAACAACACTTGTGACAGGAAGTGCACCACGGACGGCTGCTGGGGCCCAGGCTCAGACATGTGTTTTGCCTGCCGTGACTTCAGCCGTGATGGGAGCTGTGTTGACTCCTGCAACATCCTGGAGGG tgagcCGCGGGAGGCCGTCTTGAATAAAACCTGCATGGAGTGTCACCCCGAGTGTCAACGCATGAACGCCACTGCGACCTGCAGCGcgcct GGGTCTGGAAACTGTACTAAGTGCGCCAACTTCCAAGACGGACTGTACTGCGTGTCCCGCTGTCCCCAAGGTGTGCCAGGGGATGACACACTTGTGTGGAAATATGCAGATGAGATGAAAGTGTGCCAGCTGTGCCACAAAAACTGCACTCAAGG GTGCATTGGACCCGATCTTGAAGGGTGCCGTATTAAAAG CTTGCTGTCTTTCAGCCCTCCCGGTCTTTCCATGATCGCAGCTGGTGTCGTCGGTGGACTGCTGGCTGTTCTAATTGCaggcctgtctgtctttgtgctgctcCGCCGACGCCACATCAAGAGGAAGAGGACCATGCGCAGACTGCTCCAAGAGAGAGAG TTGGTTGAGCCGCTCACGCCCAGTGGAGAAGCACCAAACCAGGCTCTGCTGCGGATCCTGAAGGAACCTGAGTTTAAGAAAATCAAAGTGCTGGGGTCAGGAGCATTTGGTACAGTTTACAAG GGCCTGTGGGTTCCAGAGGGAGAGGATGTGAAGATCCCTGTGGCCATCAAGGTTTTGAGAGAAGCCACATCACcaaaagcaaacaaagaaaTCTTGGAC GAAGCTTATGTGATGGCCAGTGTGGAACACCCCCACGTGTGTCGTCTGCTGGGCATCTGCCTCACCTCCACCGTGCAGCTCATAACCCAGCTGATGCCTTACGGCTGCCTGCTGGACTATGTCAAAGAGAACAAGGACAGTATCGGCTCCCAGCACCTGCTCAACTGGTGTGTGCAGATAGCCAAG GGTATGAACTACCTGGAGGAGCGCCACTTGGTGCATCGTGACTTGGCAGCCAGAAATGTGCTGGTGAAGACTCCTCAACATGTCAAGATCACTGACTTTGGTTTGGCCAAGCTGCTCAATGCAGATGAGAAGGAGTACCATGCAGATGGAGGAAAG GTACCAATTAAATGGATGGCCCTTGAATCTATCTTGAACAGAACGTACACCCACCAGAGTGATGTGTGGAGTTACg GTGTGACAGTTTGGGAGCTGATGACATTTGGAACCAAACCATATGATGGGATTCCAGCCAGTGAAATAGCCGGAGTCCTGGAGAAAGGGGAGCGGCTGCCTCAGCCCCCAATCTGCACCATAGATGTCTACATGATCATGGTGAAAT GCTGGATGATTGATGCAGACAGCCGGCCTCGTTTCCGAGAACTAATAGCCGAGTTCTCAAAGATGGCTCGAGATCCGTCGCGTTATCTGGTCATTCAG GGCGATGACCGCATGCACCTACCGAGTCCCACAGACACTAAATTCTACCGTAGCCTGATCAGCGGTGAGGACATGAAAGATGCTGTGGACGCAGACGAGTATCTGGTGCCACAACACGGCTTCTTCAGCAGCCCGAGCACCTCCCACACACCACTGCTTCACTCTGCA AGTCTGAATAGTAGCACTGGAATGTGCCACGGCAGGAACGGCTTACTG AATGGATTCCCAAGTAGAGATGGAAGCATGGTGCTGCGATATATCCCTGATCCCACTGACAACCTTCTAGACGAGGCCTTCCAGCCTGCTCCAG actaCATGAACCAGAACGGAGTCTCAGACGTGGTAAATCCCATCTACCAGCATCCCGGTCCTCCTCGCACCCTCCTTCCCACCATCTCCTCAGACGACACAGAGACGGAGTACCTGAACTGCTTTAAGAACGGGGCCAATGGGCCTGAGTACCTCAATGAGGTCCCATGCCCCGCTATCCTCCCCCTCACTTCTAATGGCACAGTTCAGTGCATGCAGAAGTACCAGCTGCAGAACAGCATAGACAACCCCGACTACCAGCAGGATTTCACCCCCACCTTCAAGACACACGCCAACGGACACATTCCCGCAGCAGAGAACGCAGAGTACCTGGGACCAGACTGA
- the egfra gene encoding epidermal growth factor receptor isoform X2 → MATLFPLKWISLTSLLWLGSCALAEKKVCQGITNRLNLLGSKEDHYLNMVKTYSNCTVVLENLEVTYMEEHRDLTFLKSIEEVGGYVLIALNTASRIPLENLRIIRGHSLYEGEFALSVLANYDKATGQGTSELLLTSLTEILKGGVKFGNNKLCNVETIQWYDIVNAESKPNMELPVPSSNPMCRNCDSSCFNGSCWAPGPQNCQTFTKLNCAQQCSKRCKGPSPSDCCNEHCAAGCTGPRPTDCLACRDFQDDGVCKDSCPGLMRYDPNLHQLVPNPHGKYNFGATCVKTCPHNYVVTDHGACVRTCSGNTYEVDEGGIRKCAKCDGLCPKVCNGLGTGDLTHTLSINATNIDSFKNCTKINGNIAIIHTSIYGDTYTKTPKMDPAQLDVFKTVKEITGYLWIQTWPESMSSLSPFENLEIIRGRTKRGSRSVVMTQLGINYLGLRSLKEISDGDVVMIKNKDLCYTSNSHWKRLFKSESQSATIEENANATTCALRNNTCDRKCTTDGCWGPGSDMCFACRDFSRDGSCVDSCNILEGEPREAVLNKTCMECHPECQRMNATATCSAPGSGNCTKCANFQDGLYCVSRCPQGVPGDDTLVWKYADEMKVCQLCHKNCTQGCIGPDLEGCRIKSPPGLSMIAAGVVGGLLAVLIAGLSVFVLLRRRHIKRKRTMRRLLQERELVEPLTPSGEAPNQALLRILKEPEFKKIKVLGSGAFGTVYKGLWVPEGEDVKIPVAIKVLREATSPKANKEILDEAYVMASVEHPHVCRLLGICLTSTVQLITQLMPYGCLLDYVKENKDSIGSQHLLNWCVQIAKGMNYLEERHLVHRDLAARNVLVKTPQHVKITDFGLAKLLNADEKEYHADGGKVPIKWMALESILNRTYTHQSDVWSYGVTVWELMTFGTKPYDGIPASEIAGVLEKGERLPQPPICTIDVYMIMVKCWMIDADSRPRFRELIAEFSKMARDPSRYLVIQGDDRMHLPSPTDTKFYRSLISGEDMKDAVDADEYLVPQHGFFSSPSTSHTPLLHSASLNSSTGMCHGRNGLLNGFPSRDGSMVLRYIPDPTDNLLDEAFQPAPDYMNQNGVSDVVNPIYQHPGPPRTLLPTISSDDTETEYLNCFKNGANGPEYLNEVPCPAILPLTSNGTVQCMQKYQLQNSIDNPDYQQDFTPTFKTHANGHIPAAENAEYLGPD, encoded by the exons TATGCCAAGGCATCACCAACCGTTTAAACCTGCTGGGTTCCAAAGAGGACCACTACCTGAACATGGTCAAGACCTACAGCAACTGCACGGTGGTCCTGGAGAACCTGGAAGTCACGTACATGGAGGAGCACAGAGACCTTACTTTTCTCAAG TCTATTGAAGAAGTGGGTGGCTATGTGCTGATCGCCCTTAACACAGCTTCCAGGATCCCTCTGGAGAACCTGCGCATCATTCGAGGTCATTCTCTCTATGAAGGAGAGTTTGCACTGTCTGTGCTTGCTAATTATGACAAAGCTACAGGCCAGGGAACCAGTGAGCTCCTTCTGACGAGCCTGACAG AAATTCTTAAAGGAGGTGTCAAATTTGGGAACAACAAGCTGTGCAATGTGGAAACAATACAGTGGTATGATATTGTCAATGCTGAAAGCAAACCCAACATGGAACTGCCAGTGCCTAGCAGCAATCCAATGT GCAGAAACTGCGACTCGAGCTGCTTCAATGGTTCGTGTTGGGCACCTGGTCCTCAAAACTGTCAGACTT TTACAAAGCTGAACTGTGCACAGCAGTGCTCCAAGAGATGCAAAGGACCTTCACCCAGTGACTGTTGCAATGAGCATTGTGCTGCAGGGTGCACAGGACCCAGACCCACCGACTGTTTG gccTGTCGGGACTTCCAGGACGATGGGGTGTGTAAAGACTCCTGCCCAGGCCTCATGCGCTACGACCCCAATCTGCACCAGCTGGTTCCAAACCCACACGGAAAATACAATTTTGGGGCCACCTGTGTCAAAACCTGCCCAC ATAATTATGTTGTGACTGATCATGGAGCGTGTGTGCGGACGTGCAGCGGCAACACATATGAAGTGGATGAAGGAGGAATCAGGAAGTGCGCCAAGTGCGATGGACTGTGTCCAAAAG TGTGTAATGGACTTGGAACAGGAGACCTGACTCACACTCTGTCTATCAATGCCACCAACATTGACTCATTTAAAAACTGCACTAAAATCAATGGAAATATTGCAATCATCCACACATCAATCTATGG GGATACGTATACAAAAACACCAAAGATGGATCCTGCCCAGCTTGATGTGTTTAAGACAGTTAAGGAAATTACCG GATACTTGTGGATTCAGACGTGGCCAGAGAGCATGAGCTCACTCAGTCCTTTTGAGAATCTGGAGATCATTCGAGGAAGAACCAAGCG TGGTAGCCGCAGTGTGGTTATGACCCAGCTTGGTATCAACTACCTGGGCCTTCGTTCCCTCAAAGAAATCAGTGATGGAGATGTGGTCATGATTAAGAACAAAGACCTGTGCTACACCAGCAACAGTCACTGGAAGAGGCTCTTCAAGTCAGAAAGCCAGAGTGCCACTATAGAGGAAAACGCTAACGCTACCACATGCG CTCTGAGGAACAACACTTGTGACAGGAAGTGCACCACGGACGGCTGCTGGGGCCCAGGCTCAGACATGTGTTTTGCCTGCCGTGACTTCAGCCGTGATGGGAGCTGTGTTGACTCCTGCAACATCCTGGAGGG tgagcCGCGGGAGGCCGTCTTGAATAAAACCTGCATGGAGTGTCACCCCGAGTGTCAACGCATGAACGCCACTGCGACCTGCAGCGcgcct GGGTCTGGAAACTGTACTAAGTGCGCCAACTTCCAAGACGGACTGTACTGCGTGTCCCGCTGTCCCCAAGGTGTGCCAGGGGATGACACACTTGTGTGGAAATATGCAGATGAGATGAAAGTGTGCCAGCTGTGCCACAAAAACTGCACTCAAGG GTGCATTGGACCCGATCTTGAAGGGTGCCGTATTAAAAG CCCTCCCGGTCTTTCCATGATCGCAGCTGGTGTCGTCGGTGGACTGCTGGCTGTTCTAATTGCaggcctgtctgtctttgtgctgctcCGCCGACGCCACATCAAGAGGAAGAGGACCATGCGCAGACTGCTCCAAGAGAGAGAG TTGGTTGAGCCGCTCACGCCCAGTGGAGAAGCACCAAACCAGGCTCTGCTGCGGATCCTGAAGGAACCTGAGTTTAAGAAAATCAAAGTGCTGGGGTCAGGAGCATTTGGTACAGTTTACAAG GGCCTGTGGGTTCCAGAGGGAGAGGATGTGAAGATCCCTGTGGCCATCAAGGTTTTGAGAGAAGCCACATCACcaaaagcaaacaaagaaaTCTTGGAC GAAGCTTATGTGATGGCCAGTGTGGAACACCCCCACGTGTGTCGTCTGCTGGGCATCTGCCTCACCTCCACCGTGCAGCTCATAACCCAGCTGATGCCTTACGGCTGCCTGCTGGACTATGTCAAAGAGAACAAGGACAGTATCGGCTCCCAGCACCTGCTCAACTGGTGTGTGCAGATAGCCAAG GGTATGAACTACCTGGAGGAGCGCCACTTGGTGCATCGTGACTTGGCAGCCAGAAATGTGCTGGTGAAGACTCCTCAACATGTCAAGATCACTGACTTTGGTTTGGCCAAGCTGCTCAATGCAGATGAGAAGGAGTACCATGCAGATGGAGGAAAG GTACCAATTAAATGGATGGCCCTTGAATCTATCTTGAACAGAACGTACACCCACCAGAGTGATGTGTGGAGTTACg GTGTGACAGTTTGGGAGCTGATGACATTTGGAACCAAACCATATGATGGGATTCCAGCCAGTGAAATAGCCGGAGTCCTGGAGAAAGGGGAGCGGCTGCCTCAGCCCCCAATCTGCACCATAGATGTCTACATGATCATGGTGAAAT GCTGGATGATTGATGCAGACAGCCGGCCTCGTTTCCGAGAACTAATAGCCGAGTTCTCAAAGATGGCTCGAGATCCGTCGCGTTATCTGGTCATTCAG GGCGATGACCGCATGCACCTACCGAGTCCCACAGACACTAAATTCTACCGTAGCCTGATCAGCGGTGAGGACATGAAAGATGCTGTGGACGCAGACGAGTATCTGGTGCCACAACACGGCTTCTTCAGCAGCCCGAGCACCTCCCACACACCACTGCTTCACTCTGCA AGTCTGAATAGTAGCACTGGAATGTGCCACGGCAGGAACGGCTTACTG AATGGATTCCCAAGTAGAGATGGAAGCATGGTGCTGCGATATATCCCTGATCCCACTGACAACCTTCTAGACGAGGCCTTCCAGCCTGCTCCAG actaCATGAACCAGAACGGAGTCTCAGACGTGGTAAATCCCATCTACCAGCATCCCGGTCCTCCTCGCACCCTCCTTCCCACCATCTCCTCAGACGACACAGAGACGGAGTACCTGAACTGCTTTAAGAACGGGGCCAATGGGCCTGAGTACCTCAATGAGGTCCCATGCCCCGCTATCCTCCCCCTCACTTCTAATGGCACAGTTCAGTGCATGCAGAAGTACCAGCTGCAGAACAGCATAGACAACCCCGACTACCAGCAGGATTTCACCCCCACCTTCAAGACACACGCCAACGGACACATTCCCGCAGCAGAGAACGCAGAGTACCTGGGACCAGACTGA
- the npc1 gene encoding NPC intracellular cholesterol transporter 1 — protein sequence MGLTAVSSFLYVFFFTVLLSGGYLRWVEAQHCVWYGECGESEKVPGKKYNCNYTGPPRPLQPDGYQLLTELCPGYDYGNRSLCCDVTQLHTLKGSLQLPLQFLSRCPACFFNLMNLFCELTCSPHQSQFVNATEFNGTNVVAVDYYIGQTFANAMYNACKDVQAPSSNVKALSLLCGKDAKECNATNWIQYMFNINNGQTPFPINPIFSDVEVSGHAPMNNKTYACTEGLEDGSGPCSCQDCTKACGPKPIPPPLPPPWTILGMDAMTVIMWISYMAFLLVFVGAVLGAWCYRKRTIMSEYGPILDSNNPLSLNSDNPDQVNASCCETLGERFENFLRTLFSIWGSFCVQHPSVVILGSLILVVASSAGLVYMRITTDPVELWSSPTSQARQEKDYFDSHFGPFFRTAQLILTTPLNDTYMYSPYFGGSDVPFGAILGKDMLHQVLDLQLEIEGLVATYEGQNVTLKDICLAPLAPYNNNCTILSVLNYFQNSHAMLDKSIGDEFFVYADFHSHFLYCVSAPASLNDTTPLHDPCLGTYGGPVFPWLALGGYDGTNYNNATALVITFPINNYLNDSVRLGKAQAWEKEFIQFMKNFKNPNLTIAFNAERSVEDEINRESNSDISTIVISYAIMFIYISLALGHINSFRRLMVDSKISLGLAGILIVLSSVSASLGIFSYAGIPLTLIVIEVIPFLVLAVGVDNIFIIVQTYQRDERMPQEELHQQIGRILGDVAPSMFLSSFSETVAFFLGALSNMPAVRTFSLFAGLAVFIDFLLQISCFVSLLGLDVKRQEGNRLDIMCCVKLPDSQEAKTDGFLFRFFKKIYAPFILKEWVRPIIVAVFVGILSFSIAVVNKVEIGLDQKLSMPDDSYVLDYFKNLSEYLYTGPPVYFVVEEGLNYSSPEGQNVVCGGVGCNNNSLVQQVYSASLISNYSSIAYTPSSWLDDYFDWVKPQSTCCRYYNTSGSFCNASVVNPSCVSCRPMTSSGKQRPEGEDFMRFLPMFLSDNPSVKCGKGGHAAYATAVDLYPGDTGVGATYFMTYHTILKESPDYIHALKMARILAKNISESIDHKVFAYSVFYVFYEQYLTIAYDTALNLCASLAAIFVVTTVLLGFELWSAVVVSLTIAMILVNMFGVMWLWGISLNAVSLVNLVMSCGISVEFCSHIVRAFSISVKKNRVERAEEALAHMGSSVFSGITLTKFGGILILALSKSQIFQVFYFRMYLAIVLLGATHGLIFLPVLLSYIGPSVNKAKVFAANKRYAGTERERLLNY from the exons ATGGGACTCACGGCAGTGAGCAgctttttatatgtgtttttctttactgtaCTCTTGTCAGGGGGATATCTACGATGG GTTGAGGCCCAACACTGTGTGTGGTATGGCGAGTGCGGGGAGTCAGAAAAGGTACCTGGAAAAAAGTACAACTGCAACTACACTGGCCCCCCTCGTCCGCTACAACCTGATGGTTATCAGCTTCTAACG GAGCTTTGTCCAGGATACGACTATGGGAACCGAAGTCTCTGCTGTGATGTTACCCAGTTGCACACTCTCAAAGGGAGCCTCCAGCTGCCTCTTCAGTTCCTGTCTCG GTGTCCTGCCTGTTTCTTCAACTTGATGAACCTCTTCTGTGAGCTGACATGCAGCCCCCACCAGAGTCAGTTTGTGAATGCCACCGAGTTTAATGGAACCAATGTAGTTGCAGTGGATTATTATATTGGACAAACGTTTGCTAATG CTATGTACAATGCCTGTAAGGACGTCCAGGCCCCATCTAGCAACGTGAAAGCCTTATCGCTGCTGTGTGGCAAGGATGCAAAGGAGTGCAATGCTACTAACTGGATCCAGTACATGTTCAACATTAACAACGGGCAGACTCCTTTCCCTATCAACCCAATATTTTCAg ATGTTGAGGTGTCTGGCCACGCACCCATGAACAACAAGACATATGCCTGCACTGAGGGCCTTGAGGATGGTTCAGGTCCCTGTTCCTGTCAGGACTGCACAAAAGCTTGCGGGCCCAAACCTatacctcctcctctccctcctccttggACCATACTCGGCATGGATGCAATGACTGTCATCATGTGGATCTCTTACATGGCCTTCCTGCTCGTCTTTGTCGGAGCTGTACTGGGAGCTTGGTGTTACAG GAAAAGGACCATCATGTCGGAGTATGGCCCCATTTTGGACAGCAACAACCCTCTGTCACTCAACAGTGATAACCCTGACCAAG TAAATGCATCATGCTGTGAAACACTGGGTGAACGCTTTGAGAACTTTCTGCGGACCCTCTTCAGCATCTGGGGATCTTTCTGCGTGCAGCATCCATCTGTGGTCATACTAGGCAGCCTGATACTGGTAGTGGCGTCCTCTGCCGGCTTGGTCTATATGCGCATCACCACTGACCCCGTCGAGCTGTGGTCATCTCCCACTAGCCAGGCTCGACAAGAAAAGGACTACTTTGACAGCCACTTCGGCCCCTTCTTCAGAACTGCACAGCTTATTCTAACCACTCCGCTCAATGACACATACATGTACTCTCCGTATTTTGGAGGATCAGATGTCCCTTTTGGAGCCATCCTGGGTAAAGACATGTTGCACCAG GTGCTGGATCTGCAGCTTGAAATTGAAGGTCTCGTAGCCACATATGAAGGCCAGAATGTCACTCTGAAGGACATCTGCTTGGCTCCGCTGGCCCCGTACAATAACAACTGTACCATCTTGAGTGTTTTGAACTACTTCCAGAATAGCCACGCTATGCTGGACAAAAGCATAGGAGATGAGTTTTTTGTCTATGCCGACTTCCACAGCCACTTTCTCTACTGTGTCAG tgCACCAGCTTCCCTCAATGACACCACCCCCCTCCATGACCCCTGCTTAGGCACCTATGGGGGCCCTGTCTTCCCTTGGTTGGCACTTGGAGGTTATGATG GCACAAACTACAACAACGCCACTGCGCTTGTGATCACCTTTCCCATCAATAACTATCTGAATGACTCTGTCCGACTGGGCAAAGCTCAGGCATGGGAAAAAGA ATTCATCCAGTTTATGAAAAACTTCAAAAACCCCAACCTTACCATCGCCTTTAATGCGGAGAGGAGCGTGGAAGATGAAATCAACAGAGAGAGCAACAGTGACATCAGCACAATTGTAATCAGCTATGCTATCATGTTCATCTACATCTCCCTGGCTCTGGGTCACATCAACAGCTTCAGGAGACTCATg GTGGACTCTAAGATTTCTCTAGGTTTAGCAGGCATCCTGATTGTGCTGAGCTCCGTGTCTGCTTCACTGGGGATCTTCAGCTATGCAGGAATCCCGCTCACACTCATTGTGATCGAAGTCATTCCCTTCCTCGTGTTGGCTGTTGGAGTGgacaatatatttattattgtcCAGACATATCAG AGGGATGAGCGGATGCCACAGGAAGAGCTACACCAGCAGATTGGTCGTATTCTTGGGGATGTAGCACCAAGCAtgtttctctcctccttctccgaGACTGTGGCTTTCTTCctgg gGGCTCTGTCCAACATGCCTGCAGTGAGGACCTTCTCTCTGTTTGCTGGCTTggctgtttttattgatttcctGTTGCAGATCAGTTGCTTTGTCAGCTTGCTTGGCCTGGATGTGAAAAGACAAGAG GGGAATCGACTTGACATCATGTGCTGTGTGAAACTGCCAGACAGTCAGGAAGCCAAGACTGACGGCTTCCTCTTCCGTTTTTTTAAGAAGATCTATGCTCCATTCATCCTTAAAGAGTGGGTGCGACCAATCATA GTGGCAGTGTTTGTGGGAATACTGTCCTTCAGTATCGCTGTGGTGAATAAAGTAGAGATTGGACTAGACCAGAAGTTATCCATGCCTGAT GACTCGTATGTTCTGGATTACTTCAAAAACCTCAGTGAGTACCTCTACACCGGCCCTCCAGTGTATTTTGTGGTAGAGGAAGGTCTCAACTACAGTAGCCCAGAAGGCCAGAATGTTGTATGTGGAGGGGTAGGATGTAACAACAACTCCCTGGTCCAGCAGGTCTACTCCGCCTCACTGATCAGCAACTA CTCCTCTATTGCCTACACTCCATCCTCCTGGCTGGATGACTACTTTGACTGGGTCAAGCCTCAGTCGACCTGCTGCCGCTACTACAACACCTCAGGATCCTTCTGCAATGCCTCAG TGGTGAACCCGTCCTGTGTTTCCTGTCGACCTATGACTTCCAGTGGAAAGCAGAGGCCTGAAGGAGAAGACTTCATGCGGTTTCTCCCCATGTTCCTGTCAGACAATCCCAGCGTCAAGTGTGGAAAAGG CGGTCATGCAGCCTATGCCACAGCAGTTGACCTGTATCCCGGTGACACAGGCGTCGGAGCCACTTACTTCATGACTTACCATACCATCCTAAAGGAGTCCCCAGACTACATACATGCTCTGAAAATGGCTAGAATCCTGGCTAAGAATATTAGCGAGTCAATTGACCACAAAGTATTTGCCTACAG CGTCTTCTATGTGTTTTATGAGCAGTACCTCACCATTGCATATGACACAGCTCTGAACCTGTGCGCGTCgctggcagccatatttgtgGTGACAACAGTGCTGTTGGGCTTCGAGCTGTGGTCAGCCGTGGTGGTCAGCTTAACCATTGCAATGATTCTGGTTAACATGTTCGGTGTCATGTGGTTGTGGGGCATCAGCCTCAATGCAGTCTCCCTTGTCAACCTGGTCATG AGCTGTGGTATCTCTGTGGAGTTCTGCAGTCATATCGTGCGAGCGTTTTCCATCAGtgtgaagaagaacagagtGGAGCGTGCAGAGGAGGCTCTGGCTCACATGGGCAGCTCT gtttTCAGTGGGATCACTTTAACAAAGTTTGGTGGTATCTTAATTCTGGCACTTTCCAAGTCGCAGATCTTTCAGGTTTTCTACTTTAGGATGTACTTAGCCATCGTGCTGCTTGGGGCAACACATGGCCTCATCTTCCTCCCTGTGCTGCTCAGCTATATAG GTCCATCTGTGAACAAAGCGAAGGTGTTTGCAGCTAACAAGCGCTATGCTGGTACAGAAAGGGAGCGCCTCCTCAACTATTAG